A genomic segment from Spongiibacter sp. IMCC21906 encodes:
- a CDS encoding isochorismatase family cysteine hydrolase encodes MNTLNLLDQSALLINECQRGLLEAEHSVLPGITSHANTRQIVPRIAALAAAFREQGLPVIYINVEHRVDFAGVSINNPAVAYIHHKKGLLEGSPQVDIVDGLAPQPTDHIVRRYSGMTAFYGNHLESLLHNLQRKCLVLAGVSTNAAIPGMLLGGLDRGYHIVIPEDAIAGSSQQAHDAIVEHMLTPLATLTTSKQVITALTKAD; translated from the coding sequence ATGAATACACTGAACTTACTGGATCAAAGTGCCCTGCTGATCAATGAGTGCCAGCGGGGCTTACTTGAGGCAGAACACAGCGTCCTGCCCGGTATTACCTCCCACGCCAATACCCGCCAAATTGTTCCCAGAATTGCCGCCCTTGCTGCGGCATTCAGAGAACAAGGTCTGCCGGTGATTTATATTAATGTCGAGCACCGCGTCGATTTTGCCGGGGTCAGTATCAACAACCCGGCGGTAGCCTATATCCACCATAAAAAAGGCTTATTAGAGGGCAGCCCGCAAGTTGACATCGTTGACGGGCTGGCGCCTCAGCCAACAGATCATATCGTTCGCCGCTATTCGGGAATGACGGCGTTTTACGGTAACCATCTAGAATCCCTGCTCCACAATCTGCAACGCAAATGTCTGGTATTGGCGGGCGTTTCCACCAATGCCGCCATTCCCGGCATGTTACTGGGCGGCCTGGATCGAGGCTATCACATCGTCATTCCAGAGGACGCCATCGCTGGGTCTAGTCAGCAGGCCCACGACGCTATTGTCGAGCACATGCTGACCCCCCTAGCGACTCTCACTACCAGCAAGCAGGTGATTACCGCATTAACAAAAGCCGATTAA
- a CDS encoding TonB-dependent receptor: MNNIKIVKRELGCTKTILAMCIAAASAQSIAQEQAKGRVIEEVIVTAQKRAQAVSDVPLSIQALTADKLESERFESLADLKLISPSFTYSQGSAGNFSNSISMRGLGSFSFEGGVQPSVSTVVDGVALARTIEFSSDLGDIERIEVISGPQGTLFGRNSIGGALNIVRKGPSEEFAAEVEVAATDDDETITKAMVNGALSDSVQGRLNVFFKDRDGHIKNLHPSHGDVGGEESRGLMAKLNFDVNDDLSVLFSFDYVDTETGGSPLVTFGLDTLYPGAQARLVALGNGDAAKGQQVLDDPFTINANTEHFTDYVQRGFVADVTWQLNEQWQMKSISALRSSEQAFNQDIDSSPASMGNLDSTTATVAVGGSTFGMFGVYLDGTNLSPLGDSGIENEIEYFTQELRFEYQSAEMSVVTGVYLQDYQEDGVADVPLWIRAAPPLPTPIIQSDPYTNDYEQQSWAVFSDVTYDLSQTVQLFAGLRWTDEEATLKHKQRSYVARDFSCIDNVCDVDLTTAYVNRAFEFEKDGHSADWSGRVGAKWDVAENSNLYASYSRGFIGIGVNYTRSSTPDNAFLEPSIADSFEVGFKSDFLERTLQVHGAIFLMNVDDIQSTKRLPGSTQTAPVNVGKIRSQGLELNSSWLATDRLMLTLGLAYTDSEFKEFDMDCYVGQTAAQGCVNGEQDLSGERAPQAPELKYTVSANYELPLASLPFNGYGNVSYVWQSETAAELSLDPRLMQDEYGLLNVSFGIRDKKERYEVSVFGKNVTDKYYSLSRGQADPVGGYFQFTTRGAQAYWGIAAKYRF; encoded by the coding sequence ATGAATAATATAAAAATAGTTAAACGAGAGTTAGGGTGTACCAAAACAATACTGGCCATGTGTATCGCTGCGGCATCTGCGCAGAGCATTGCACAAGAACAGGCCAAGGGGCGCGTTATAGAAGAGGTGATCGTGACCGCCCAGAAAAGAGCACAGGCAGTCTCGGATGTGCCTCTTTCTATTCAGGCACTAACGGCAGATAAATTGGAGTCAGAGCGATTTGAATCGCTGGCGGACCTTAAGCTTATCTCCCCCAGCTTTACCTATAGTCAGGGTTCGGCAGGTAACTTCTCTAACTCAATCTCTATGCGCGGCTTGGGCTCCTTTTCCTTTGAGGGCGGGGTACAGCCCAGTGTATCTACCGTAGTTGATGGCGTTGCCTTGGCTAGAACAATAGAGTTTAGTTCAGATTTGGGTGATATCGAGCGGATCGAGGTTATTTCTGGGCCTCAGGGGACCCTGTTTGGCCGTAACTCCATCGGTGGCGCGTTGAACATTGTGCGTAAAGGACCATCGGAAGAGTTTGCTGCTGAAGTGGAAGTGGCTGCTACCGACGACGATGAGACCATAACCAAAGCCATGGTTAACGGGGCGCTGTCGGACAGTGTGCAAGGCCGGTTGAATGTGTTCTTTAAAGATAGAGACGGACATATTAAAAACCTTCATCCCAGTCATGGTGATGTGGGAGGTGAAGAAAGCCGCGGCTTGATGGCAAAGTTAAATTTCGATGTGAACGATGATCTGAGTGTGTTGTTTAGTTTTGACTACGTCGATACCGAAACCGGAGGAAGCCCATTGGTTACCTTTGGGCTGGATACCCTGTATCCCGGTGCTCAGGCGCGTCTGGTGGCGCTGGGCAATGGTGATGCGGCCAAAGGTCAGCAAGTGCTTGACGATCCATTCACCATTAATGCGAATACCGAGCATTTCACGGACTACGTTCAGCGAGGGTTTGTGGCAGATGTAACCTGGCAGCTGAATGAACAGTGGCAAATGAAGTCGATCAGCGCCTTGCGTTCGTCTGAGCAGGCCTTTAACCAGGATATCGACTCCTCTCCTGCTTCCATGGGCAATCTGGATAGCACTACGGCGACGGTAGCCGTCGGTGGCAGCACTTTCGGAATGTTCGGTGTGTACCTCGATGGCACAAATCTCTCTCCTCTGGGGGATTCGGGTATCGAGAACGAAATTGAGTACTTCACTCAGGAGTTGCGGTTTGAGTATCAGAGCGCAGAGATGAGTGTTGTGACCGGTGTGTATCTGCAAGATTACCAGGAAGACGGTGTTGCCGATGTGCCGCTATGGATTCGTGCCGCACCGCCGCTGCCTACTCCTATTATCCAGTCTGATCCTTACACCAATGACTATGAGCAGCAGAGCTGGGCCGTTTTCAGTGATGTAACCTATGATCTTTCTCAAACGGTTCAGTTATTTGCGGGCCTGCGTTGGACTGACGAAGAGGCTACCCTCAAGCATAAGCAAAGAAGTTATGTTGCAAGGGATTTCAGTTGTATTGATAACGTCTGTGATGTTGATCTGACCACCGCCTATGTCAATCGGGCATTCGAGTTTGAAAAAGATGGTCACAGTGCAGATTGGTCTGGCCGAGTGGGTGCAAAGTGGGATGTCGCAGAAAACAGTAATCTGTATGCCAGTTATTCCCGTGGTTTTATCGGTATCGGGGTGAACTATACTCGTTCATCCACCCCGGATAATGCCTTCCTGGAGCCTTCTATCGCCGACTCTTTTGAGGTGGGTTTTAAAAGCGATTTTCTTGAGCGCACCCTGCAGGTTCACGGTGCAATTTTCTTGATGAATGTCGACGACATTCAGTCCACCAAGCGTTTGCCGGGTAGCACCCAGACCGCCCCTGTGAATGTGGGCAAGATTCGCAGCCAGGGTCTTGAGCTTAACAGCAGTTGGTTGGCAACAGATCGTTTGATGTTGACTTTGGGGCTGGCTTATACCGATTCCGAGTTTAAGGAATTTGACATGGACTGCTATGTGGGTCAAACCGCAGCGCAAGGGTGTGTCAATGGTGAGCAGGATCTGAGTGGCGAGCGTGCGCCCCAGGCTCCTGAGCTGAAATACACGGTGTCTGCTAACTATGAGCTACCGTTGGCCAGCCTTCCCTTTAATGGCTACGGTAATGTCAGCTATGTTTGGCAATCTGAAACAGCGGCTGAGCTGTCTCTTGATCCACGCCTGATGCAAGATGAATACGGTTTGCTTAATGTGAGTTTCGGCATCCGTGATAAGAAAGAACGCTATGAGGTCTCGGTGTTTGGTAAGAACGTGACTGACAAGTATTACTCGCTGAGCCGCGGTCAAGCAGACCCAGTGGGCGGCTACTTCCAGTTCACCACCCGGGGTGCTCAGGCTTACTGGGGAATTGCAGCGAAATATCGATTCTAG
- a CDS encoding AMP-binding protein — MPFTLADTLEDNAQRFSNQAAYLMDGNSITHRQLLIRAKKIASAAQNAGVDHQDRVGVLSMNSLAYGEIIAACQWSGLILSTVNFRLAGPEICHTVTDSAPKILFFEAQYSEMIEELREQFSSVEVYVCIDGHVDWAQDYEAFIATGSDKGPSFKAREQDIAALIYTGGTTGKPKGCILGQREMRLGAQTMSVETRSGPEDRILLVMPLFHIGAMAMGMGIHFRGGTVVLHRLFDPASLLEAVNNDGVTILHLAPTLVQMVLDHPKLATTDFSKLHTLVYSAAAMPLPLLKRGMDLLGPIFINLYGQTEVFSSGLLREQHRPDGSEKEKRWLTSVGQPFPGTRIRIEDDNGNLCPPEVAGEIVVQSSAMARGYWNNHKATLDGFKDGWCYTGDVGLFDEDGMLYLVDRKKDVIISGGENIYSREVEDAILCHAAISECAAIGLPDEKWGESVCAVVVLREGEQLSEAEVISHCQTMIASYKKPRSVIFADSIPKMPTGKIDKVSLRKLYC; from the coding sequence GTGCCTTTTACACTTGCCGACACGCTGGAAGACAATGCTCAGCGCTTTTCCAATCAAGCCGCCTATCTCATGGATGGTAATAGCATTACGCACCGTCAGCTTCTGATACGCGCAAAAAAAATAGCCTCTGCTGCACAAAATGCCGGCGTAGATCACCAGGACCGGGTTGGCGTGCTGTCCATGAACAGCTTAGCTTATGGCGAAATTATTGCCGCCTGCCAATGGAGTGGCTTGATTTTATCTACCGTTAACTTCCGGCTGGCTGGCCCAGAAATTTGTCACACCGTCACCGACAGCGCGCCAAAAATTCTGTTCTTTGAAGCGCAATACAGCGAGATGATTGAAGAACTTCGCGAGCAATTCAGCTCAGTGGAAGTATACGTGTGCATAGATGGGCACGTGGACTGGGCACAGGATTACGAAGCATTTATTGCCACCGGCAGCGACAAGGGCCCGAGCTTTAAAGCCCGGGAGCAGGATATTGCCGCACTCATCTATACTGGCGGCACCACCGGCAAGCCCAAAGGTTGCATACTCGGGCAACGGGAAATGCGCCTGGGCGCACAAACCATGTCAGTGGAAACCCGCTCGGGGCCAGAAGACCGCATTTTACTGGTAATGCCCCTCTTTCATATCGGCGCCATGGCCATGGGAATGGGCATCCATTTTCGCGGCGGAACGGTAGTCTTACATCGACTATTTGACCCGGCAAGCCTGTTGGAAGCAGTCAACAACGATGGCGTAACCATTCTTCATCTTGCCCCAACACTGGTACAAATGGTCCTGGATCACCCCAAGCTAGCCACAACTGATTTTTCTAAACTTCACACGCTGGTGTACTCAGCCGCCGCAATGCCGCTACCCCTTCTTAAACGCGGCATGGATTTATTGGGGCCGATCTTTATCAATCTCTACGGCCAAACCGAAGTCTTCAGCTCGGGGCTGCTAAGAGAGCAGCACCGACCCGATGGCTCGGAAAAGGAAAAACGCTGGCTCACCTCGGTTGGCCAGCCCTTTCCAGGCACCCGTATTCGCATTGAAGACGATAATGGCAACCTTTGCCCACCCGAGGTCGCTGGAGAAATCGTGGTGCAGTCCAGCGCCATGGCCCGTGGCTATTGGAATAATCACAAAGCCACGCTGGACGGTTTTAAAGACGGCTGGTGCTATACAGGCGACGTTGGCCTATTTGACGAAGACGGTATGTTATATCTGGTCGACCGCAAAAAAGACGTGATTATTTCCGGCGGCGAGAATATTTATTCTCGCGAAGTGGAAGACGCCATTCTTTGTCATGCCGCTATCAGTGAATGCGCAGCTATCGGACTTCCTGACGAAAAATGGGGGGAGTCTGTTTGTGCTGTGGTTGTATTGCGGGAAGGCGAACAATTAAGTGAGGCCGAAGTAATCAGCCATTGCCAAACAATGATTGCCAGTTACAAAAAGCCACGCAGTGTTATTTTTGCCGACAGTATTCCCAAAATGCCCACGGGTAAAATCGACAAAGTCAGCCTGCGTAAACTCTACTGTTAA
- a CDS encoding amidase, whose product MNNNYSVGGLGRRALLKAAVGGFAAGLLPGRWAMAAAGMADHDISWLSISQLQAMYRRRELSPVDVTQHFLTRIRQLNPVLHAYLAVDADAAIEAARRAESALMKGEATGLLHGIPVSVKDLYMTKGLPTTQGSLIYKDYIPEVDEILVERLRGAGAIILGKTNTPEFATFPRTKNLLQAETVNPWNTDCISGASSGGAGAAVAAGMSCFAVASDGGGSTRIPACFNGVFGMQPSAGRIPMRTPRSVHMSSAGPMTLHVEDAAIMLQVMAGPDPRDPSAIKQKPLDYAAGMSARGIKGARIAWSRNFGFIPIVNQKVIETVEQAAQLFTQAGAHIEAPDITLPDEEAWQVFLAINEISYYRGSRLLDFSPEQQALLSPPTKGMLDLVRRSSKLSEKDIFGIFEKRKKLQSWADNIFRHHDFICTPTVGITAPKVPEGEWQQPYADPVYAKRISTPYTYIANTLGLPAVSIPCGFVDGMPVGLQVIGRRFNDVGVLAMAQTFSVMQPWARAHPSLAG is encoded by the coding sequence GTGAATAATAATTACTCGGTTGGTGGGTTGGGGCGCCGGGCCTTGCTAAAGGCCGCTGTTGGTGGCTTTGCAGCAGGCTTGCTTCCAGGGCGGTGGGCAATGGCTGCAGCTGGTATGGCGGATCACGATATCAGTTGGTTGTCTATTTCTCAGCTGCAGGCAATGTATCGGCGCAGGGAGTTGTCACCCGTGGACGTGACGCAACACTTTTTGACGAGAATTCGTCAGCTAAATCCGGTGTTACATGCTTATCTGGCTGTTGATGCTGACGCCGCGATTGAGGCGGCCAGGCGGGCAGAGTCGGCGCTAATGAAGGGCGAGGCCACTGGGCTTTTGCATGGCATCCCGGTCTCGGTGAAGGACTTGTATATGACCAAAGGCTTGCCGACTACCCAGGGATCCCTGATTTATAAAGATTATATTCCTGAGGTTGATGAGATTCTGGTGGAGCGTTTACGCGGGGCGGGGGCGATCATTTTGGGTAAAACCAATACACCTGAATTTGCGACTTTTCCCAGAACCAAGAACCTGTTGCAGGCCGAGACTGTTAACCCCTGGAATACCGATTGTATTTCCGGAGCATCTAGTGGTGGGGCCGGTGCGGCAGTGGCGGCGGGAATGAGTTGCTTTGCGGTAGCCAGTGACGGGGGTGGCTCAACCCGTATTCCGGCCTGTTTTAATGGTGTTTTTGGTATGCAGCCCAGTGCTGGGCGTATTCCCATGCGTACTCCTCGGTCAGTGCATATGTCATCGGCAGGGCCGATGACATTACATGTGGAGGATGCTGCGATAATGTTGCAGGTGATGGCTGGCCCCGATCCCCGGGATCCCAGTGCGATTAAGCAAAAGCCTTTAGATTATGCAGCCGGGATGAGTGCAAGAGGGATAAAGGGTGCCCGAATTGCTTGGAGCAGGAATTTTGGTTTTATACCCATTGTTAATCAGAAGGTCATTGAAACTGTAGAGCAAGCAGCACAGCTGTTTACTCAGGCGGGCGCCCACATTGAAGCGCCAGATATTACCCTCCCGGATGAGGAGGCTTGGCAGGTGTTTCTTGCAATAAATGAAATTTCCTATTACCGGGGCAGTCGTTTGTTGGATTTTAGCCCAGAGCAGCAAGCCCTGCTGAGCCCACCGACTAAGGGGATGCTGGATTTGGTTCGGCGCTCGTCGAAATTGAGCGAGAAAGACATTTTCGGCATTTTTGAAAAACGCAAAAAACTTCAGTCGTGGGCTGACAATATTTTTCGTCATCATGATTTCATCTGTACGCCAACAGTGGGTATTACTGCGCCCAAGGTGCCTGAAGGAGAGTGGCAGCAGCCCTATGCCGACCCGGTATATGCCAAGCGTATCAGCACGCCGTATACCTATATTGCGAATACCTTGGGTTTGCCGGCGGTGTCTATTCCCTGTGGTTTTGTCGATGGCATGCCGGTGGGATTACAGGTAATTGGGAGGCGCTTTAACGATGTGGGCGTTCTGGCTATGGCTCAAACATTCTCGGTGATGCAGCCATGGGCTCGTGCTCATCCGTCGCTTGCTGGCTAG
- a CDS encoding TetR/AcrR family transcriptional regulator — protein sequence MDRTNISPKAYSERRQSLLLDIAVEEFLRVGFSACSMDHISRVSGVSKSTIYRHYNNKNELLKAVTLRLADDHCRQVSAFGLDDDDPVVSLRQFAEHIYNIETQPRHREFLRLYIAEAQNLPFLAQLVREFGAGKTLGRLSDYFRCLIEAGRMGHPDPDQAALTFYTLARGNLRPLFGNLLDDAEEKRRLHIDIDLFLKGCELL from the coding sequence ATGGATAGAACCAATATAAGCCCGAAGGCTTATTCAGAAAGGCGGCAATCTCTGCTTCTGGATATTGCCGTGGAGGAATTTTTGCGGGTTGGTTTTTCTGCCTGTTCAATGGATCATATTTCGCGGGTCTCGGGCGTAAGTAAGAGCACCATTTACCGGCACTACAACAATAAGAATGAGTTGCTGAAGGCTGTTACTCTGCGGTTAGCCGATGATCACTGCCGGCAAGTATCGGCTTTTGGTCTCGATGACGACGACCCTGTGGTCAGCTTGCGCCAGTTTGCTGAGCATATCTATAACATTGAAACCCAGCCCCGGCACCGGGAGTTTCTGCGACTTTATATTGCTGAGGCGCAAAATTTGCCGTTTCTAGCCCAGCTGGTGCGGGAATTTGGCGCGGGCAAAACCCTGGGCCGCCTCAGCGATTATTTCCGTTGTTTAATCGAGGCGGGGCGAATGGGGCACCCAGATCCTGATCAGGCCGCGCTGACATTTTATACCCTCGCTCGGGGTAATCTCCGGCCGCTATTCGGTAATCTGCTGGATGATGCAGAGGAGAAGCGGCGTCTTCATATTGATATTGATCTGTTTCTTAAGGGGTGTGAGTTACTTTGA